From Bermanella sp. WJH001:
GCCTTTAATGCCCAGTTCAGGAAAGGGCCCCAAACCAAAAATCAAAAGTGGGTCTAATATCCCGTTAATGGCCGAACTGCCGAGCATGATTAAGCTGGGCAGCTTGGTATTTCCACTAGCACGAATACTGGCGTTCACGATGACCAGTACAATTAATAACACGCTTCCTGCGTACCACCATGTCATGTAATCCGAAATCATCCCCAATAAGTGTTCGCCAGCGCCAAGCCAACGAAACACTAGATTTTGAGTGGTGATGCCTATGGTCGCCATAATCAGACCTAGGATGAGGGAGAGATATAAACTTGCCGTTACCCAATTACGCGCCTCTTCAACCTGTTTCTTGCCAAGGCTTCTCGCAACCACGGCTCCAGTGGCAATACTTAAACCAATGGCCAGATTCATAATGAGCATGGTCACAGGAAAGGTAAAACTCACCGCTGCAAGGGGCTCGGTTCCCAGCAGACTTATGAAGTAGGTATCGACTAGGTTGAATAAAAAAATACTCAAAATGCCCAGTACCATTGGGGCTGTTAGTCGGTATAACCAAGTAGAAATGGCACCTTGACTGAGATCTGAGGCCATAAGTGGGGCTCTTATCATTAATAAATGTAAAGAATGATGCCACAGTTGAACGAAATCTGGACAAAACTTAGATGAATGGTGTGTTTCTTCTATACTCATAATAGAGGAAAAACCCATGCCCCATTTTTATTGCATTCGATTGATATTTTGCCTGCTTGTCCTTGGGGCATTCAGTGTCCAAGCCCAAGAGCGTTTAGTGCGTATCGCGGCGGATGAATGGCCGCCCATGACCGGCACTGAACTTCACCAAGGGGGCTTTAGCGTTCATCTGGCAAAAGAGGTGTTAATCGATCTTGGCTATCAGGTAACAGTGGAGTTCATGCCTTGGAAACGAATCATGCGCACGCAAAGTCGATCCGATTATGATTTGATACCGGCCATCTGGCATAGCCAAGAACGTGAAAGTGCCTATGCGTTTACGCAATCATACTTGGAAAATAAGGTGGTGTTTGTAAGCTTAAAAGAAAACGCATTTCCTTATACAGACTTATCAAGTTTACAAAATAAGCGTGTTGGTATTGTCTCGTCTTATTCTTATCCCGAAGCACTGCTTAATTATGATCAAGCTAAATGGCAAGCTGGCCTCGATCTTAACCAAAACCTGAAAAAATTATTTGGTAAGCGTTTGGATATGATGATTGGAACAGATGCCGTCATTCGCTATGAAGCACAACAAAAGTTTAATCATGAACCACCTCTTTATTACCACATGGATAACCCCATTGAAGTTCGTACGTTGCATATGGCAATCAATCGAACCTTTCCAGATCATGATGTGTTAGCCCAACAGATCAGCAAAAGAATTGAACTATTCAAGCAAGACGGCCGCTTCGAATCACTTAAGCAACAACACGGACTAAAATAATTTATCCCCATAAACTGTGGATAAGTATGAGGATAGCCATTGGGTAAACGGATGCTTACCAGAGCATGCTTTGCCTCATGTTAGTTTGACCAATTTTTACACGACAAACCGTTAATAAAGAGGGCATGTTATGAAAAAAAGTCTTTTGGTGTTATCCGTTATATTTGCCATGAATGCAGTCGCTGATAATACATTCTACGGAGCCATTCATTTGGGCCTTGAATATCGCGATATGAAAGACAACGACCGCTTTGATGACCATATGCAAATGCAAGATGCTTATAGCTCTTTAGGGGTTATGGGAGAGCAAGAATTACAGCCAGGTCTTGTTGGTTTTTATAATTACAAAATCGCAATAGATGTGGTGAAAGGGAAGCTTTATGAAAATGAGCAAACCACTTGGGGCGGGCCA
This genomic window contains:
- a CDS encoding transporter substrate-binding domain-containing protein is translated as MPHFYCIRLIFCLLVLGAFSVQAQERLVRIAADEWPPMTGTELHQGGFSVHLAKEVLIDLGYQVTVEFMPWKRIMRTQSRSDYDLIPAIWHSQERESAYAFTQSYLENKVVFVSLKENAFPYTDLSSLQNKRVGIVSSYSYPEALLNYDQAKWQAGLDLNQNLKKLFGKRLDMMIGTDAVIRYEAQQKFNHEPPLYYHMDNPIEVRTLHMAINRTFPDHDVLAQQISKRIELFKQDGRFESLKQQHGLK